A part of Candidatus Moraniibacteriota bacterium genomic DNA contains:
- a CDS encoding GDP-mannose 4,6-dehydratase: protein MKKTALITGILGQDGPYLAKLLLEKDYKVYGLIRRYANPNFSNTDYLDVTDGIEFVSGDMTDESSMINLIKTIHPDEVYNLAAQSFVGASWDQSKVTTEINALGVLYLLNAIKYFSPTTKFYQASTSEMFGNSHKNGLQTEETPFHPRSPYAIAKLYAYWMTINFKESYGMYCANGILFNHESPIRGMEFVTRKITDGVVRIKLGLAKDIRLGNLESKRDWGFAGDYVEAMWLMLQQEQPDNYIVSTGETHSIRDFLNLAFKRVGIDNWSRYVKLDPRFKRPAELFALHGTNNKAKKVLGWKPKVKFEELVKMMVDADMERLSKK, encoded by the coding sequence ATGAAAAAGACGGCACTTATCACCGGAATCTTAGGGCAAGATGGCCCTTACCTTGCCAAACTCCTGTTGGAGAAGGATTACAAGGTTTACGGGCTTATCCGGCGTTATGCTAATCCGAATTTCAGCAATACCGATTATCTCGATGTGACGGATGGAATAGAATTTGTATCCGGAGATATGACAGACGAATCATCGATGATCAATCTCATCAAGACCATCCATCCAGACGAAGTATACAATCTAGCCGCCCAGTCCTTTGTCGGGGCGTCGTGGGACCAATCAAAGGTTACGACTGAAATCAACGCGCTCGGTGTTCTGTATCTGCTCAACGCGATCAAGTATTTCTCCCCAACGACAAAATTCTATCAGGCATCGACGAGCGAAATGTTCGGCAACAGCCACAAGAACGGATTGCAGACCGAGGAGACACCATTTCACCCGAGGAGTCCGTACGCCATCGCCAAGCTCTACGCGTACTGGATGACTATCAATTTCAAGGAGAGTTATGGGATGTACTGTGCAAATGGGATACTTTTCAATCATGAATCACCGATTCGGGGGATGGAATTCGTTACGAGGAAAATAACTGACGGAGTAGTTCGTATAAAATTAGGGCTGGCGAAAGATATACGACTTGGGAATCTTGAGAGCAAACGTGATTGGGGATTCGCTGGTGACTATGTGGAGGCAATGTGGCTTATGCTGCAACAGGAACAGCCTGATAATTACATCGTTTCAACTGGAGAAACGCACTCAATCAGGGATTTCCTCAATCTTGCTTTTAAGCGGGTTGGTATTGATAATTGGAGTCGATATGTAAAGTTGGATCCGCGATTCAAGCGACCTGCCGAGCTTTTTGCTTTGCATGGAACGAACAATAAAGCGAAGAAGGTGCTTGGGTGGAAGCCAAAGGTAAAATTCGAGGAGCTAGTTAAGATGATGGTTGATGCAGATATGGAAAGGCTATCAAAAAAATGA